Sequence from the Caldilineales bacterium genome:
ATCGAAAGCGACTCCAGCCAGGGCCACTCCTTCGCCAACTCATAGGCGCGCAGCGTATAGCGAATGCGTTGGGCCGGGCGCACGGCTCGCGTCCAGCGGGGGTGGTCGTTCCAGCCCGCCTCGGTGATGTGGATGGGCTTGTCGCCGTCGCCGTTGGCAACCATGATCGCCCACAACAGTTCCACACGGCGGAAGTTGGTCACCTCCGGGTCGGGCGGGTCATCCGGCGGATAGGTGAGACCGTAAGCATGGACGGCCAGGGCGTCGAAGCAGGGTTTGGCGCCGGCATCGTACATCGCCTGCAAGAAGGCGAGATCGCTCATGCCCAGAGCGCCGGCCGGATCGCCGACGGTGGGGGCCAGGGCGCCGCCCAGGACCACGGCTTCTGGGTTGGCCTGGCGGATGGCCGCGGACGTCTGGCACAGCAGGCGGGTGTAGGCGGCCGGGTCGGGCGGGCGATAGCCCCATTCCAGGGCCAGATTCGGTTCATTCCAAAGGATGATGTACTTCACCCGGCCCTGAAAATGCCCGGCGAAAGCGGCAGCATAGCGGGAGAAATCGTCGAAATTCGCCTCATCGAGATAAGAATTGACCGTTTCTTTGGGCCGCGCCCATTCGGGGACGAAGCCCAGCCGGGCGATGACCGTCAGCCCCTGGCGGTTGGCGTGGTCCACCACCAGGTCGGCGTGCGTCCAGTTGTAGCGGCCAGCCTGCGGCTGGCTGAACGCCCACGGGAAATACTCCACAATCCAGGGCGCGCCCAGCTCGCGAACCATCTCCAGCGTCCGCTTGATCTTCCACGGCTCGACCTCGTTCTCCAGCCGCGTATGCACCCCGGCCTTGGGGTTGGTGGTGACGACCGTCTGCTGCGGCCCCAGCGCCACCCGCAGACGATTCTGCCGCCACTGCCAGGCCAGGCCCACCGTCGCGACCACAAGGGCAAGCACCAAAACGAGGGCGACCAGCAATGGCAGGCGGCGAGGGGACTTCATACCCCATTATTGTGCCAAACTTCACCGACAAGCAAACTGTAATGTGATATGCTTTTTTTGTCTGCACCCCATTGGGTTGAGGGCGCAGCCAACACAAGTCCGTTCGTTCATCATGTCCCCAAGCAGGAGGTTCTCCACCATGAAAGTCCTCATCGTTGGCTCCATGTATCCCCCTGAGCCACTCCAAGAGGGGGCGACAGACGAGCAGAAGGCATTCTATGACGCCCAGAAAGCAGAGTACGACAAGATCAAGAAGCCACAGTTCATCGCTGCCTGCCATGCGTTGGGCGCAGCCCTTGCGCGTGACGACGATCTGATCAGAGTAGGCGTCACTTCATGGCAGATGCTACAAGAGGGCAACACGGTGGCAAGTTATGTTCCACTGGGCGCCGACACGGTGGCAGTCACCGATGGCAAGCGACACCCCATCATCTTCGACGCCCCACAGGAATCCGAACCATCCGACGCCACGGCTGATAGCAAGGACTCGCTGCAGGATTTCAAGAATCTGCGCAATATCGACCTGCAGGAGAAATTCATCCGCAAGAGCAGATACATCACGACAGATAAAAGCACCGGCAAAAGTGTGGAAAAAGTCGCCGACAGAGTAAAAATGATCCCCAACGTGACCGAAGTTGACGGTGTCATACTTGTGGGCGGCACCTATGGCACGTCGGGCATTGGCTACGCCGCCTATTCGATGAACAAACCGGTCATCGCCCTGACTGCATTCGGCGGCACGGGCAAGGACATGGCCGATGACATCCTTTACGACGACTACAATCGCTTCGTCAAGCAGGAAGATGTGACCGCCGCCGAAGTGCGGGCGCTGAGCGCCAACTGGAATGCCAACGTCGACGACGCCGGCAATCATGCCAACGCCGATCTGATCGTGCGGGCCACAAAGAGCATGGCGAAAGCCTATGGCAAGGCCAACAAGACAACGTTAAAGGTGCTGTTGACGACGACTGTCGCCGTGGCGGTGCTGCTCGTGGCCTGGATCCTCATCTATCTCGGCGGCAGCGGCGTCATCAACCCTGCTGCCCAGGCAGTCAAAACCAGCGCAGTAGGCGTCGCGCCCACCATTTCAGCGCCCACGGCCGCGGCCACGGCGCCCGCAACCGGCGATGCAGCGGCGACAACAGCAGGCAATGCGACCTCGACGAAAATGATTGCTCAACTCTGGAGCGGGCCGCTTGCCTTCTTCCTCTTGCTCTACATCTCCGCCCTGCTGGGTGCGGGTCTGCGCCTGCTGACCGCCTATCAGAGCAGCGCCATCACGCAGCTCACCTTTCTCGGTCTGTGGATCGACCTCGTGGTATCGCTGGTCGTCGCCTTTGGCCTGGCGCTCCTCTACCTGATCGGCAGTATTTCTTTCACCGGCGAGGTTGTGGTGCTGGCAGGCACCGATGCCTTCGCCAATATTTCGATCAGCATGTCGCTCCTCGGTCTTGCGGCCGGCTACCTGGTGCCGTTGAACCAGCTGCGCCAGCGCCTGGAGAAGATCATGGCGGAAGAACAAAAATAGGTTTCGAAGCCGGGGTCGAAAACGTGAAGCGTGAGGCGTGAAAATCGTAGGCGGGTTCTCACGTTTCATGCTTCACGTCTTCCGATTGGCGATCAATTCAGAGTCAGTGAGGTGGCCTGGGAAGGGGGCGGAAAGGGGGAGAGACCGGCGGAAGGCCGGGGCCGGGAAGGCCGGGAAAGAAATTTGCTTCTCGAATTGCAGATCGTTATCATTAAGGGATAATCTCATACATTGAGAAGCGGGCGGCTTTCTCGATAGGACCCGAGGCGACAAAGCCTTCGCACTCCCTCGACAAAACCCGGAAGCACCCAATTCGCACTCAGCCTTCGGAGTCGAAAAGATGGTTTTTGTAAGTGAACTTACCGGTAGGGTTGTTGTAGATCTCAACGGCGAACGCGTCGGCCGCCTGGAAGAGGTAATCGCCACGTTGCAGAGCCATACGGCGCGGCCTCGGGTCGTGGCCATCATGGTGAGGCGTTCGGGCGAATCCATGTGTATTGCCCTGGCGGATGTGGCCGTGTTCTTTGCTCCGGCCATTCCCCTGAACAAGCCGCTGCACGATATCGTCCCCTACAAACCGGGTGAGCACGACCTTTACCTGGTGCGCGAGGTGCTGGACAAGCAGATCATCGATACGGACGGCATTCGCGTCGTGCGCGTCAACGATTTGGAGCTGGCCAGGCTTAACGGCGACATCTTCGTGATCAATGTGGACATCGGCGGCATGGGGCTGTTGCGCCGCCTGGGGATGGCAAAGCCGGCCGAGAGGGTAGTGAACCGGCTGGGACGCAAACAGCCGATGGGTCTGGTGCCCTGGGATTCGGTGGAGTTGCTGCTGGGCAATCAGCCCATGCGGCTCAAGGTTCCCAGCAACCGGATTGCGGATCTGCACCCGGCGGACCTGGCGGAAATTATCAGCGACCTGAGCCGTTCTGACAGCAGCAAGTTGCTGGAATCGCTCGATGTCGAGACACTGGCCGACACTCTGGAAGAGGTCGAACCTGATTTCCAGGCCAGCTTGATCGAGATCCTGTCGGACGAGAAGGCAGCCGATGTGCTCGAAGAGATGTCTCCTGACGAGGCCGCTGACCTTCTGGGCGAGCTGTCGGACGACCGCAGCCAAGAACTGCTGAACCTGATGGAAAAGGAAGACGCCGAGGACGTGCGCATGTTGCTCGCCTTCCCTGATGACTCGGCCGGAGGCATCATGACCACCGAGTTCATCACGGTTCCGCCCGATATCACCGCCGAACAAGCCATCGCGCACCTGCGCGAGATGGCAGAGGAAGCCGAAACCATCTTCTACATCTATGTCAGCGACCGCGAGAACCATCTTCTGGGCGTGTTCTCGCTGCAAATGCTGGTGTTGTCGCAATCCAACAGGCTTGTCTCCGACTTCATGCGCACGCGGGTGGTAAGCGTCAGCCCTCAGACCAGCCAGAACGATGTGGCGCAGGCCATCTCCAAATACAACTTGCTGGCGATCCCAGTGGTCGATGCCGAAAATCACATCTTAGGAATCGTCACTGCCGCCGACGCCCTGGACAAGATCATCCCCACGGCCTGGAAGAAGCGCCTGCCGCGCATGTACCGCTGAGCCGAACGGTCTCGCACTGCCATCGAGGGAGGGAGAATGACTCTTTCACAACGCCTCAAGCCGCTGCGCGTTCGCCTGCTGCTGCTGCTGTCAATCGTTGGACCGGGCATCATCACCGCCAATGTCGACAACGACGCTGGCGGCATCACCACCTACTCGGTGGCTGGCGCACATTATGGCTACAGCCTGCTGTGGATGATGCCGCTGGTGGCGCTGGCTCTGATCGT
This genomic interval carries:
- a CDS encoding beta-galactosidase, coding for MKSPRRLPLLVALVLVLALVVATVGLAWQWRQNRLRVALGPQQTVVTTNPKAGVHTRLENEVEPWKIKRTLEMVRELGAPWIVEYFPWAFSQPQAGRYNWTHADLVVDHANRQGLTVIARLGFVPEWARPKETVNSYLDEANFDDFSRYAAAFAGHFQGRVKYIILWNEPNLALEWGYRPPDPAAYTRLLCQTSAAIRQANPEAVVLGGALAPTVGDPAGALGMSDLAFLQAMYDAGAKPCFDALAVHAYGLTYPPDDPPDPEVTNFRRVELLWAIMVANGDGDKPIHITEAGWNDHPRWTRAVRPAQRIRYTLRAYELAKEWPWLESLSIWAFRYPWLEKNMRDYYTFVSPDFQPKGIYLEVQQALGGGG
- a CDS encoding CBS domain-containing protein, with the translated sequence MCIALADVAVFFAPAIPLNKPLHDIVPYKPGEHDLYLVREVLDKQIIDTDGIRVVRVNDLELARLNGDIFVINVDIGGMGLLRRLGMAKPAERVVNRLGRKQPMGLVPWDSVELLLGNQPMRLKVPSNRIADLHPADLAEIISDLSRSDSSKLLESLDVETLADTLEEVEPDFQASLIEILSDEKAADVLEEMSPDEAADLLGELSDDRSQELLNLMEKEDAEDVRMLLAFPDDSAGGIMTTEFITVPPDITAEQAIAHLREMAEEAETIFYIYVSDRENHLLGVFSLQMLVLSQSNRLVSDFMRTRVVSVSPQTSQNDVAQAISKYNLLAIPVVDAENHILGIVTAADALDKIIPTAWKKRLPRMYR